Proteins encoded within one genomic window of Panicum virgatum strain AP13 chromosome 1N, P.virgatum_v5, whole genome shotgun sequence:
- the LOC120656902 gene encoding uncharacterized protein LOC120656902, which produces MKPPEARPPAAAAVPAMPEFRDWGGLPELPLSEVLRRLLPCLRSIYAFAAVCRPWRLLLRACAADLLRPGLPPLLLNPRSSVVSAFYKLVLAQPLAYRTDLRAEGAVLLSASRGHLLLRPRGPSARIIIIDAFTGAERREITLPSPRFACHHAALSPTHLLVFHSKHAFFSLPFPNPNPNPSSSSPHWTKHTLPRSASFVTGVLEFRGRFLGLTDRAQLLEFRLCTSPQGQGQTVQMLPAAGLPDATTFDRWHFGPRLVAAGDRLLLVLFMLEPKSPSLFQNTRGVTKVAVYGLDMTQMRWEEVENIGAYSLFVDCASKSAAACIGVRSCGVEENRVYVVAPGCPWRSFPPGWEASLDNANNELFSRRAMMDRHPWPSNIWVYPQLFF; this is translated from the coding sequence ATGAAACCGCCGGAGgcacgcccgcccgccgccgccgccgtgcccgcgaTGCCGGAGTTCCGCGACTGGGGCGGCCTGCCGGAGCTGCCGCTCTCGGAGGTGCTGCGGCGCCTCCTCCCCTGCCTCCGCTCCATCTACGCCTTCGCGGCCGTCTGCCGCCCctggcgcctcctcctccgcgcctgcgccgccgacctcctccgccccggCCTGCCCCCGCTCCTCCTCAACCCCAGATCCAGCGTCGTCTCCGCCTTCTACAAGCTCGTCCTCGCGCAGCCGCTCGCCTATCGCACCGATCTCCGCGCGGAGGGCGCGGTCCTCCTGTCAGCCTCTcgcggccacctcctcctccgcccccgcGGCCCGTCCGCccgcatcatcatcatcgacgCTTTCACCGGCGCCGAGCGCCGGGAGATCACGCTCCCGTCCCCTCGCTTCGCATGCCACCACGCCGCCCTCTCGCCGACCCACCTCCTCGTCTTCCACTCAAAGCAcgccttcttctccctccccttccccaaCCCAAACCCCAATCCCAGCTCCTCCAGTCCCCACTGGACCAAGCACACCCTCCCCCGCTCCGCCTCCTTCGTCACGGGCGTCCTCGAATTCCGCGGCCGCTTCCTTGGCTTGACCGACCGCGCGCAGCTGCTCGAGTTCCGCCTCTGCACCAGCCCTCAAGGCCAGGGCCAGACAGTCCAGATGcttcccgccgccggcctcccagACGCCACCACGTTCGATCGGTGGCACTTTGGGCCCCGTCTGGTCGCCGCCGGGGATCGGCTACTGCTGGTGCTCTTCATGCTGGAGCCAAAATCGCCCTCCTTGTTTCAGAATACAAGGGGAGTAACGAAGGTGGCCGTTTACGGGCTTGACATGACACAGATGAGATGGGAGGAAGTGGAGAACATTGGTGCGTACAGCTTGTTTGTGGACTGTGCCAGCAAGAGTGCTGCTGCGTGCATAGGTGTGAGAAGCTGTGGCGTGGAGGAGAATCGAGTTTATGTTGTGGCTCCTGGGTGTCCCTGGAGATCATTTCCACCAGGGTGGGAGGCGTCTCTCGATAATGCCAACAATGAACTATTTAGCAGAAGAGCGATGATGGATCGGCATCCGTGGCCGTCAAACATATGGGTTTATCCACAGCTCTTCTTTTGA
- the LOC120656903 gene encoding secretory carrier-associated membrane protein 5-like isoform X2, protein MHHDPNPFDEGADDNPFSNGGGGGAGARGGGGKSQFGFRPAEPVGFGGGRGDATVDIPLDTMNDSKGKAKELSQWESDLRRRGADIRRREEALKSAGVPMEDKNWPPFFPIIHHDIANEIPPNAQKLQYLAFASWLGIVLCLFWNFIAVIVCWIRGGDSKLFFLATIYGMLGIPLSYLMWYRPLYRAMRTDSAFSFGWFFLCYLLHIGFCIFAAIAPPIIFRGKSLTGILAAIDTFSDHAIVGIFYFVGFALFCLETLVSIWVLQKVYMYFRGHK, encoded by the exons ATGCACCACGATCCCAACCCCTTCGATGAGGGCGCCGACGACAACCCCTTCTCG aatggaggaggaggaggtgcaggaGCGCGTGGTGGAGGCGGCAAGTCGCAGTTCGGGTTCCGGCCGGCGGAGCCCGTCGGgttcggcggcggcaggggcgacGCGACCGTCGACATCCCCCTCGACACCATGAAC GATTCGAAGGGCAAAGCGAAGGAGCTGTCGCAGTGGGAATCAGATCTCAGGAGGCGAGGGGCG GAtatcaggaggagggaggaagctcTCAAGAGTG CTGGGGTGCCCATGGAGGACAAGAACTGGCCGCCATTCTTCCCAATCATCCACCACGACATTGCCAATGAGATACCACCAAACGCTCAGAAGTTGCAGTATCTTGCGTTCGCGAGCTGGCTTG GCATAGTGCTTTGTCTCTTCTGGAATTTTATTGCTGTCATTGTCTGTTGGATCAGAGGGGGAG ATTCCAAGCTATTTTTCCTGGCTACAATCTATGGTATGCTTGGCATCCCTTTGTCCTACTTGATGTGGTATAGGCCTCTCTACCGAGCAATGAG AACTGACAGTGCTTTCAGCTTTGGATGGTTTTTCCTATGTTACCTG CTCCACATTGGCTTTTGCATATTTGCTGCCATTGCTCCTCCAATTATATTCCGTGGAAAGTCATTAAC GGGTATACTGGCTGCAATTGACACCTTCTCTGATCATGCGATAGTTGGG ATCTTTTACTTTGTCGGATTTGCCTTGTTTTGCTTGGAGACACTTGTGAGCATATGGGTTCTTCAG AAAGTATACATGTACTTCAGAGGGCACAAGTAG
- the LOC120656901 gene encoding phosphoribulokinase, chloroplastic-like, with translation MAICSTHTTTSLHSPCTVSNTGFRQKQVIFFTSNRRSGRRHGGARTFQVSCSVEKPVVIGLAADSGCGKSTFMRRLTSVFGGAAEPPKGGNPDSNTLISDTTTVICLDDYHSLDRTGRKEKGVTALDPRANNFDLMYEQVKAMKEGQTIEKPIYNHVTGLLDPPEVITPPKIFVIEGLHPMFDERVRDLLDFSIYLDISDEVKFAWKIQRDMAERGHSLESIQASIEARKPDFDAFIDPQKQYADAVIEVLPTQLIPDDNEGKVLRVKLIMKEGVKHFNPVYLFDEGSSINWVPCGRKLTCSYPGIKFAYGPDSYFGHEVSVLEMDGQFDRLDELIYVESHLSNLSTKFYGEVTQQMLKHADFPGSNNGTGLFQTIVGLKIRDLYEQIVAERAGVPAEAAKV, from the exons ATGGCGATCTGCAGCACGCACACCACCACCTCCCTGCACTCCCCATGCACAGTCTCAAACACAGGCTTCAGGCAGAAGCaagtcatcttcttcaccagCAACAGGAGAAGTGGCAGAAGGCATGGAGGGGCAAGAACCTTTCAGGTTTCATGCTCCGTGGAGAAGCCAGTGGTGATTGGCCTGGCGGCAGACTCAGGATGCGGGAAGAGTACCTTCATGCGCCGTCTCACCAGTGTGTTTGGTGGTGCTGCAGAGCCACCCAAGGGTGGTAACCCGGACTCCAACACCCTCATCAGTGACACCACGACGGTGATATGCCTTGATGACTACCATTCCTTGGACAGAACCGGGAGAAAGGAGAAGGGTGTTACCGCCCTCGACCCAAGGGCGAACAACTTTGATCTCATGTATGAGCAGGTGAAGGCGATGAAAGAAGGCCAGACAATTGAGAAGCCGATCTACAACCATGTCACTGGCCTCCTCGACCCACCGGAGGTTATCACACCCCCAAAGATTTTTGTCATTGAGGGCTTGCACCCAAT GTTTGATGAGCGTGTGAGAGACCTCCTAGATTTCAGTATCTACTTGGACATCAGTGATGAGGTTAAGTTTGCATGGAAAATTCAG CGGGACATGGCAGAGCGCGGGCACAGCCTTGAAAGCATCCAGGCTAGTATCGAAGCTAGGAAACCAGATTTTGATGCCTTCATTG ATCCGCAGAAGCAATATGCTGATGCTGTGATTGAAGTTCTGCCGACACAGTTGATTCCCGATGACAATGAAGGAAAGGTGCTACGTGTTAAATTGATCATGAAAGAAGGCGTGAAGCACTTCAACCCAGTTTACCTCTTCGATGAAGGATCAAGTATCAACTGGGTGCCTTGCGGAAGAAAGCTCACATGCTCTTACCCTGGCATCAAATTTGCCTATGGCCCAGACAGTTACTTCGGCCACGAG GTATCAGTGTTGGAGATGGATGGGCAATTCGACAGACTAGATGAGCTCATCTATGTGGAGAGCCATCTAAGCAACCTCTCAACTAAATTCTACGGAGAAGTGACACAGCAAATGCTAAAGCATGCAGATTTCCCAGGAAGCAACAACGGAACAGGTCTCTTCCAGACCATTGTTGGACTGAAGATTAGAGATCTCTATGAGCAGATAGTTGCTGAGAGGGCTGGTGTACCAGCTGAAGCAGCGAAAGTTTAA
- the LOC120656899 gene encoding ATPase family AAA domain-containing protein 3-A-like, translating into MAAAAAAAAKAAAAAISAGAAVALCSERAHADGGGPTFRFPGFSIPAPAAPPPHQQPPAPAGGRGEEAAEEAPRVSTQHPRTSAAGFDPAPLERGVEALNKLKQASDPKKLFELLKKQEETRQQEFIARKAEEQRALAQLEIEKKRIDYEETKKLEQQRAKINSQTAQYEDELKRKRILAEHELQRVRNQELVKMQEDSAIRLEQIRRATEEQIQEQRRQTEKEKADIVRETIKQKSLADAEARIIETKQTEDVKRRLLLEQIKADREKWIEVINTTFEHIGGGLRTILTDQNKLAVAVGGLTALAAGIYTTREGARVIWGYVDRILGQPSLVRESSRGRYPWSGSFSRATSTLTSKLKNGSNPGKNGNGFGDVILNPSLQKRVKQLANATANTKLHQAPFRNMLFYGPPGTGKTMAARELARKSGLDYALMTGGDVAPLGSQAVTKIHQLFDWAKKSNRGLLLFIDEADAFLCERNKTYMSEAQRSALNALLFRTGDQSKDVVLALATNRPGDLDSAVADRIDEVLEFPLPGEDERFKILKLYLDKYIVKASDKHEKSWLRFFRGQPQKIEVKGISDDLIREAAAKTEGFSGREIAKMMASVQAAVYGSKDCELTPGLFREVVDYKVAEHQQRRRLAGEEPKQNA; encoded by the exons atggccgccgccgccgccgccgccgcgaaggcCGCGGCTGCGGCCATCTCCGCGGGGGCCGCCGTCGCGCTCTGCTCTGAGCGTGCCCACGCCGATGGGGGCGGCCCCACGTTCCGCTTCCCGGGCTTCTCcatccccgcccccgccgcgccgccgccgcatcagcagcccccggcgccggcgggagggcGGGGAGAGGAAGCCGCGGAGGAGGCGCCGAGGGTTTCGACTCAGCACCCTCGCACGAGTGCCGCAGGGTTCGATCCCGCGCCGCTGGAGCGCGGGGTGGAGGCGCTGAATAAGCTAAAGCAGGCGTCGGACCCCAAAAAG TTGTTCGAGCTTCTGAAGAAGCAGGAGGAGACGCGCCAGCAGGAATTCATTGCGAGGAAAGCCGAGGAGCAGAGGGCACTCGCCCAGCTCGAGATT GAGAAAAAACGGATAGATTATGAAGAAACTAAAAAACTTGAACAACAGCGAGCTAAAATAAATTCACAGACGGCTCAATATGAGGATGAACTTAAAAGGAAGCGAATTCTGGCGGAGCACGAATTACAGAGGGTGAGGAACCAGGAGCTTGTGAAGATGCAAGAGGACTCTGCAATTAGGCTAGAGCAGATCCGGCGTGCGACTGAGGAGCAAATCCAGGAACAGCGAAGACAGACAGAGAAGGAAAAGGCAGACATAGTGCGGGAGACTATTAAACAAAAATCCCTGGCAGATGCGGAGGCAAGAATAATTGAAACAAAACAAACTGAAGATGTGAAGAGGCGATTGCTTTTGGAGCAGATAAAAGCTGACAGGGAGAAGTGGATCGAAGTGATAAATACAACCTTTGAGCATATAGGAG GTGGTTTGCGAACGATATTGACTGATCAAAATAAGCTAGCTGTAGCCGTTGGAGGTTTAACAGCACTTGCCGCGGGGATATACACAACGAG GGAGGGTGCAAGAGTAATCTGGGGCTATGTTGACCGTATTCTAGGTCAGCCATCATTGGTAAGGGAGTCATCAAGAGGGAGGTATCCCTGGTCTGGTTCCTTCTCACGTGCTACAAGTACCCTGACTAGTAAACTGAAGAATGGAAGCAACCCAGGGAAGAATGGGAATGGGTTTGGTGATGTTATTCTAAATCCCTCTCTCCAAAAGAGAGTGAAGCAGCTTGCTAATGCGACAGCCAATACAAAACTTCATCAAGCTCCTTTCAGGAACATGCTTTTCTACGGGCCTCCTGGCACAGGGAAAACAATGGCAGCACGAGAACTAGCTCGCAAATCT GGATTAGATTATGCACTAATGACTGGTGGAGATGTTGCACCATTGGGATCACAAGCAGTCACCAAGATTCATCAGTTGTTTGACTGGGCGAAGAAATCTAATAGGGGTTTACTCCTCTTCATTGATGAAGCTGATGCTTTCTTGTGCGA GCGGAACAAGACTTACATGAGTGAAGCTCAAAGGAGTGCCCTGAACGCTCTCCTCTTCCGCACAGGTGATCAATCCAAGGATGTTGTCCTTGCACTGGCCACCAATAGGCCTGGTGATCTTGACTCTGCTGTTGCTGACCGTATTGATGAGGTCCTTGAATTCCCCCTGCCTGGGGAAGACGAGCGATTCAAGATCCTGAAACTGTACCTGGACAAGTACATTGTCAAAGCCAGCGACAAACACGAGAAGAGCTGGCTCCGGTTCTTCCGAGGCCAGCCCCAGAAGATTGAGGTGAAGGGCATCTCGGATGACCTGATCCGCGAGGCAGCTGCGAAAACTGAGGGCTTCTCTGGTAGAGAGATTGCAAAGATGATGGCGAGCGTCCAGGCTGCGGTGTATGGCAGCAAGGACTGTGAGCTCACTCCAGGCCTGTTCCGTGAGGTCGTGGATTACAAGGTTGCCGAGCACCAGCAGCGGAGAAGACTGGCTGGTGAAGAGCCGAAGCAGAATGCTTAG
- the LOC120656900 gene encoding uncharacterized protein LOC120656900 has translation MVGIFSRFSAGTHRRSKSVAKVVETLAPNTSTGEADPAAVPAESPHGIEVGVEFKPVERPVEPVNLDQPLKCPLPEPSILHDGRIWKEKMSSVSSARVRTDLPVVQEGLQLESDRSSTRSRSAVPRRAILPSISAPEHNIRALLDECDVPVSHGSAE, from the exons ATGGTCGGAATCTTCTCCAGGTTCTCCGCCGGCACCCATCGCCGCTCCAAGAGCGTAGCC AAGGTTGTGGAGACGCTGGCCCCAAACACGAGTACCGGAGAGGCTGACCCAGCAGCTGTTCCTGCAGAGAGTCCTCACGGTATTGAGGTTGGCGTTGAGTTCAAGCCGGTGGAGCGCCCTGTGGAGCCTGTCAATCTCGATCAACCATTGAAATGCCCGCTTCCTGAGCCATCTATACTGCAT GATGGGAGGATATGGAAGGAGAAAATGTCTTCAGTCAGCAGCGCGAGGGTGAGGACGGACTTGCCGGTGGTGCAGGAAGGGTTGCAGCTCGAGTCTGACAGAAGCAGTACAAGGTCGAGATCTGCAGTTCCAAGACGCGCGATATTGCCCTCCATAAGTGCCCCTGAGCACAACATCcgagctcttcttgatgagtGTGATGTCCCTGTGAGCCACGGTTCAGCTGAATGA
- the LOC120656903 gene encoding secretory carrier-associated membrane protein 6-like isoform X1, translating to MHHDPNPFDEGADDNPFSNGGGGGAGARGGGGKSQFGFRPAEPVGFGGGRGDATVDIPLDTMNDSKGKAKELSQWESDLRRRGADIRRREEALKSAGVPMEDKNWPPFFPIIHHDIANEIPPNAQKLQYLAFASWLGIVLCLFWNFIAVIVCWIRGGDSKLFFLATIYGMLGIPLSYLMWYRPLYRAMRTDSAFSFGWFFLCYLLHIGFCIFAAIAPPIIFRGKSLTGILAAIDTFSDHAIVGIFYFVGFALFCLETLVSIWVLQVCDLSTLHVCHSIPSLLCIFLFFLNFHGSVISW from the exons ATGCACCACGATCCCAACCCCTTCGATGAGGGCGCCGACGACAACCCCTTCTCG aatggaggaggaggaggtgcaggaGCGCGTGGTGGAGGCGGCAAGTCGCAGTTCGGGTTCCGGCCGGCGGAGCCCGTCGGgttcggcggcggcaggggcgacGCGACCGTCGACATCCCCCTCGACACCATGAAC GATTCGAAGGGCAAAGCGAAGGAGCTGTCGCAGTGGGAATCAGATCTCAGGAGGCGAGGGGCG GAtatcaggaggagggaggaagctcTCAAGAGTG CTGGGGTGCCCATGGAGGACAAGAACTGGCCGCCATTCTTCCCAATCATCCACCACGACATTGCCAATGAGATACCACCAAACGCTCAGAAGTTGCAGTATCTTGCGTTCGCGAGCTGGCTTG GCATAGTGCTTTGTCTCTTCTGGAATTTTATTGCTGTCATTGTCTGTTGGATCAGAGGGGGAG ATTCCAAGCTATTTTTCCTGGCTACAATCTATGGTATGCTTGGCATCCCTTTGTCCTACTTGATGTGGTATAGGCCTCTCTACCGAGCAATGAG AACTGACAGTGCTTTCAGCTTTGGATGGTTTTTCCTATGTTACCTG CTCCACATTGGCTTTTGCATATTTGCTGCCATTGCTCCTCCAATTATATTCCGTGGAAAGTCATTAAC GGGTATACTGGCTGCAATTGACACCTTCTCTGATCATGCGATAGTTGGG ATCTTTTACTTTGTCGGATTTGCCTTGTTTTGCTTGGAGACACTTGTGAGCATATGGGTTCTTCAGGTCTGTGACTTATCCACATTGCATGTTTGCCATTCCATCCCTTCCCTCCTAtgcattttccttttctttctcaatTTTCATGGTTCGGTTATCTCTTGGTAA